The genomic stretch CGCAAGACATTGTCCTCTAAATTAGGAAAAGCATAGTAGATTAATCTTCAAACCCGTCCGGCATCGACGATATCCTGTGACCTCTGTCACTTTGAAGTCATGAAAATGATCGAGAGTGTCGATGATGAGCTAGGTAATGGTTCTAGTTCTATACAGAGTTTGAACTTTTGATGCATAGGAATTGTTACGGAGTTTTCTCACTAAaattctactacattttgtttgattaagtgaTTGTTTCATGAAAGTCAAAATTGGTCCAAATCAACAGTTCTAAATTTAGAACTACAACCTACAAGAGTTGTAGAACTCAGAATGAAAACtagaagaaagaaacaaagaagagGATTTAGCAGAAATTGATGTGAGAGATGGATAATTGCTTTGTCCTTTATGCAATAAGGCTACAAATAGTTTGATGAACTAATCTGTGATGTTAACTCTTGGAAGGCCAATTCTCTTGGAGAATTCCATGATAGGAGGGTCATTTCCTTTTACTTCTTTTCTTCTAAATAAACAATTAAGTCAAGTCCCATGATTGGTATCAAGAGACAGTTTTCAGAATAGCTTTAGCTTTAGCCATGAATTGACTCTGTTTGAAGTATTAAACCGGAGCTTCTTTGTATGGAATCTTTACCTTCAAGATTGAGATTCTTCCACTCGTATATGACTTTATTAAGCCTAACTTGGTCGAAGAACATGTGTGCTTTGTTGAGGTGAAAGATGTCAAACAAGTGCTTGGCTGAAGAGGGATTTATGTGCAGGGTTTCAAGAAAGTTGATCCTGATCGCTGGGAGTTCGCAAATGAGGGATTTCTAAGAGGTCAAAAGCAACTCTTGAAGGCTATAAACAGGCGGAAACCGTGTCAGTCACATGCCCGTAGCCAACCAGAGCAGACTCCACCACAGAATTCTTCTGTTGCGGCATGTGTCGAGGTAGGCAAGTTTGGGTTGGAGGAAGACATCGAGGGGCTAAAAAGAGACAAGAATGTACTCAAACAGGAGCTCGTCAGGCTGCGGCAACAGCAGCTAGCCGCGGATGATCAGTTAGAGACATTTGTCAAACGCCTTCAGGGCATGGAACAACGGCAACAGCAAATGACGTCGTTCCTGGCGAAGGCCATGCGGAACCCTGCCTTCTTTACACAGTTTTTGCAGCAGAGTGATCGCAACTTACGCATACATGGAGTTAACAAAAAGCGAAGGCTGCCGAACCAAGGAGGTACCTCCGATGGTCGGAAAGTGAAGTATCAGTCACTGATCAACGAAGCAGCCAGAGCAATGCTGAGGCAGATACTCAAGATGAACACATCTCCTAGGATAGAATCTTCGGCCAATTCCGATGATCTTTCGAGACAGAACATCCAGTCTTTGTATGAAGCATTTGAAAGTACTTCTCGTGTTACACTGTCGGAGGTCCCTTCAGATTCTAGAGTTTCATACGTGCCTGCCAGCTCTGGTTTTGATCAGTCTTCTGCAGCAGTAGCAAAAACGATGGAAACAGGTGAACTGACCGGCATAGGAGTGTTATCGGACATTGCTCCTTCTCCTACTGATTTAAGCATTTCCGATTTGTCCGAGCTACTTGGAGTTGAGAATCCGGCAGTGCCTGTGCCTATCGAGATAGATGACTTTTCGGCACATACTGATATTAACTTTCCTGATGATGAAGAGAAACTCCCCGGCATAGTTGATGCATTTTGGGAGCAGTTCTTCACGCCTAGCTCTCTGTCAGGTGACACAGACGATGTCCAGTCCAGCATACAGGAGATTGAGAAAAGCACAGAGGGGGGATTACTGAACAACTCCCAACACATGGATCATCTTACAGAACAGATGGAGCTTCTTTCATCAAACATCATGATTTAGTATAGTATTTACGTATCTCAGGGCTACTGCAACCTTGGATAGGATAGATACCACATACGATTCGTCATCATACGACATCTGTTCTACCTGTTGTCAAGTAATTCTTTGAGATGCTACCATCTTCCATTAAAACCTAAAAGCAGTTGTGACCCTAATATCCTGCAGTTGCTTGCTGATTGAGAATCTCCAAAAGGAAGTTACATGATTGGAAGTCCGAAGCAGAGCACAACAAATATCAACCAAGAGAAAACGAAGGAAAGATAGTAAGAAGCTCGGGAAATTGCAAATTTCATGTGCTATTCTTTTGAATGGAACCTCAGAGTATACACTTGTAATTGTCGAGAAGACGCATGTTAGCAGCAGATGTGACTAATTCTTGCCACAGAATGAAGGATGTACATCGTCAATGTAAGAACCAAAATGAACTAATTCTTGCTCAACCTACTTATTGCAGCCAATGGTCGGATCATCGTCAAGGCATCATTCAACAGTCTCCGTATCTACTGTGACCTTGCGGTGACTGCCAACCGAACGCTTACGCTTCTTTGTCGTCGTTGCCGGTGGCGGAGCCTCCGGCCTCTTTTACTTCCTTCTCATGAACGATGTTCCAGAAGAAATCCGTTAGAACTCCCTCATACGATGGCATTTTCGCAAACCCAGGGAAGTAGTTAATGTCGATCACAAGGTAATGGGTGCCGACCTTAACATCCCTGAGGACGTCAAAATTGAAGAGGCGGAGTCCCAACGCCCGCCTCAAACCCCTCGCTATCTCCGTGACAAAGCTCAATGGCGGCAACTCCGCCTCATCCAGTTGCATGTAATACTCTGCCTTCGACGAGACCTGTGTCGTCATGTTTGACACCTGAGAGAAGGTCACCGATCCCTCGGAACTCTCCAACTCCTCTTCGGTGACATCCGGGAGGGACTTCCTCTTCACGCACTGCACGTAATCCCCCACCACATACACCTTGAATATGACCCCGCCATGGTTCACAAACTCCTGCAGCACCAGCGGCGGTTTGAGCTTTAGGAGGTCTTCCCGGTGGAAGACCAGGGACATCTTATGAGACTTGGCGCTGCCATCGGCTACCAGGGGCTTCGCAATGATGGGTAAGCGGAGGGCCTCGACGACGTTGGAGTTGAGCGTACCGGAATCATAGACCACGAGCTGGCTTGGGATCCCAAAGGTCTCCCTCTGCTGGGGAATCTTGAGCTCGGAGACGACCTGGAGCATCGAGATGCGGTTGTGGAGGCGCGTGATGGCGAGGGGAGGGTCGACGATGGGGACGCCAGGGTTCTTGGTGGCGAAACCGTCAAGCTGGGCCTTCCAGTCCTCGCCGTGGAGCTTGTGGAGCACGCAATCAAAGGGTCCCTGTTCGGCGAGCGGCCGAGTGGTGTCGATGGGAACGAGATCGACGCCCCGCTTGCGTGAGAGGTCGACGAGCGAGGGCTGGAT from Musa acuminata AAA Group cultivar baxijiao chromosome BXJ1-3, Cavendish_Baxijiao_AAA, whole genome shotgun sequence encodes the following:
- the LOC135617458 gene encoding inositol-tetrakisphosphate 1-kinase 1-like encodes the protein MAENPRRFTVGYALAPKKQKSFIQPSLVDLSRKRGVDLVPIDTTRPLAEQGPFDCVLHKLHGEDWKAQLDGFATKNPGVPIVDPPLAITRLHNRISMLQVVSELKIPQQRETFGIPSQLVVYDSGTLNSNVVEALRLPIIAKPLVADGSAKSHKMSLVFHREDLLKLKPPLVLQEFVNHGGVIFKVYVVGDYVQCVKRKSLPDVTEEELESSEGSVTFSQVSNMTTQVSSKAEYYMQLDEAELPPLSFVTEIARGLRRALGLRLFNFDVLRDVKVGTHYLVIDINYFPGFAKMPSYEGVLTDFFWNIVHEKEVKEAGGSATGNDDKEA
- the LOC135617450 gene encoding heat stress transcription factor A-1-like, producing the protein MEKCGGDGEAVAATAGAIPGMNGSAPPPFLSKTYDVVDDLATDAIVSWGAGNNSFVVWNTADFARHLLPKYFKHSNFSSFVRQLNTYGFKKVDPDRWEFANEGFLRGQKQLLKAINRRKPCQSHARSQPEQTPPQNSSVAACVEVGKFGLEEDIEGLKRDKNVLKQELVRLRQQQLAADDQLETFVKRLQGMEQRQQQMTSFLAKAMRNPAFFTQFLQQSDRNLRIHGVNKKRRLPNQGGTSDGRKVKYQSLINEAARAMLRQILKMNTSPRIESSANSDDLSRQNIQSLYEAFESTSRVTLSEVPSDSRVSYVPASSGFDQSSAAVAKTMETGELTGIGVLSDIAPSPTDLSISDLSELLGVENPAVPVPIEIDDFSAHTDINFPDDEEKLPGIVDAFWEQFFTPSSLSGDTDDVQSSIQEIEKSTEGGLLNNSQHMDHLTEQMELLSSNIMI